The Halobacterium sp. CBA1132 genome has a segment encoding these proteins:
- a CDS encoding alkaline phosphatase family protein — MGLFDRLRGDEGSRVAFIGIDGVPYSLIRDEPETFPNLHDVIESGGGGAIDSIVPPESSACWPSLTTGVNPGETGVYGFQDREIGSYDTYVPMGRDVQADRVWDRVTDAGRDATVLNVPVTFPPQRNVQRMVSGFLSPGLDKGAHPEDVSNYLDSIGYRIDTNAKLGHQDDKTEFIEDAHETIDARQEAFLNYVREDDWDLFFGVFMTTDRVNHFLFKDYEQDGEYRDEFLEFYEKVDRYIGELRDELPDEVALVVASDHGFTSEDYEVHLNQWLEDEGWLSFEDDDHDSLEDISDDTKAYSFIPGRFYVNLEDREPRGSVSESEYEDVRAELKEKLLALEGPDGEPVVDRVVPKEEAFDGAHDEIAPDLVAIPNHGFDLKAGFSGADDVFSVGPRNGMHSFENATLLADDPDVTVPEGTDLFDITPTLLDLLDVDFDAREFDGETLV; from the coding sequence ATGGGTCTGTTCGACCGGCTCCGCGGCGACGAGGGGTCGCGAGTCGCGTTCATCGGCATCGACGGTGTCCCGTACAGTCTGATTCGGGACGAGCCCGAGACGTTCCCGAACCTCCACGACGTCATCGAGTCGGGCGGCGGCGGCGCCATCGACAGCATCGTCCCGCCCGAGTCCAGCGCGTGCTGGCCGTCGCTCACCACCGGCGTCAACCCCGGAGAGACCGGCGTCTACGGGTTCCAGGACCGCGAGATCGGCAGCTACGACACGTACGTTCCGATGGGCCGGGACGTGCAGGCCGACCGCGTCTGGGACCGCGTGACCGACGCCGGCCGGGACGCCACCGTCCTCAACGTCCCCGTCACGTTCCCGCCCCAGCGCAACGTCCAGCGCATGGTCTCGGGGTTCCTCTCCCCGGGCCTCGACAAGGGCGCTCACCCCGAGGACGTCAGTAACTACCTCGACTCCATCGGCTACCGCATCGACACGAACGCCAAGCTCGGCCACCAGGACGACAAGACCGAGTTCATCGAGGACGCCCACGAGACCATCGACGCCCGACAGGAGGCGTTCCTGAACTACGTCCGCGAGGACGACTGGGACCTCTTCTTCGGCGTGTTCATGACGACCGACCGCGTCAACCACTTCCTGTTCAAGGACTACGAGCAGGACGGCGAGTACCGAGACGAGTTCCTGGAGTTCTACGAGAAGGTCGACCGCTACATCGGCGAACTCCGCGACGAACTCCCCGACGAGGTGGCGCTGGTCGTCGCCTCCGACCACGGGTTCACCAGCGAGGACTACGAGGTCCACCTCAACCAGTGGCTCGAAGACGAAGGGTGGCTCTCCTTCGAGGACGACGACCACGACAGCCTCGAAGACATCAGCGACGACACGAAGGCGTACTCGTTCATCCCCGGGCGGTTCTACGTCAACCTCGAAGACCGCGAGCCACGCGGGAGCGTCTCCGAATCGGAGTACGAGGACGTGCGCGCGGAACTGAAGGAGAAACTCCTCGCGCTGGAGGGGCCGGACGGCGAACCGGTCGTCGACCGCGTCGTCCCCAAGGAGGAGGCCTTCGACGGCGCCCACGACGAAATCGCGCCCGACCTCGTCGCCATCCCGAACCACGGCTTCGACCTCAAGGCAGGGTTCTCGGGGGCCGACGACGTGTTCAGCGTCGGCCCGCGCAACGGGATGCACTCCTTCGAGAACGCCACGCTGCTCGCCGACGACCCCGACGTCACCGTCCCCGAGGGGACGGACCTCTTCGACATCACGCCGACGCTTTTGGACCTCCTCGACGTCGACTTCGACGCCCGCGAGTTCGACGGCGAGACGCTCGTCTAG
- a CDS encoding tubulin/FtsZ family protein, translated as MKAALIGVGQAGGKVTEALLEEDRRAGYGAVRGALAVNTAKADLEPLEIDTMLVGQERVKGHGVGADNELGAEVMQSDVREVVGALDGVVTAETEAIFVVAGLGGGTGSGGAPVLVKELQRVHEIPVYALGILPGRDEGGIYQANAGRSLKTLVREADSTLLVDNDAWRKTGQSVTEAFDAINERIARRVGILLAAGENVEGVGESVVDSSEVINTLKSGNMSAVGFASADAAPDAGENVNVVTSTARKSLLTGMSVPETTEAGAALVVVAGESDRVSRKGVEKARSWVEEETRSMQVRGGDFPLDSDKIAVLVLLSGISRSERIEQFMERAKEASESVEEEQATEDFRSDELDDLL; from the coding sequence ATGAAAGCCGCCCTCATCGGCGTCGGTCAGGCCGGCGGAAAGGTCACCGAAGCCCTCCTCGAAGAAGACCGTCGAGCCGGCTACGGCGCCGTCCGTGGCGCACTCGCCGTCAACACGGCGAAAGCAGACCTCGAACCGCTGGAAATCGACACGATGCTCGTCGGCCAAGAGCGCGTGAAAGGCCACGGCGTCGGCGCCGACAACGAACTCGGCGCGGAGGTCATGCAGAGCGATGTCCGCGAGGTCGTCGGCGCGCTCGACGGCGTCGTGACCGCCGAGACCGAGGCCATCTTCGTCGTCGCCGGCCTCGGCGGCGGCACCGGCTCCGGCGGCGCGCCCGTGCTCGTGAAGGAACTCCAGCGCGTCCACGAGATTCCGGTGTACGCGCTCGGCATCCTTCCGGGCCGCGACGAGGGCGGCATCTATCAGGCGAACGCCGGCCGGTCGCTGAAGACGCTCGTCCGGGAGGCCGACTCGACACTGCTCGTGGACAACGACGCGTGGCGCAAGACCGGACAGAGCGTCACGGAAGCGTTCGACGCCATCAACGAGCGCATCGCGCGCCGCGTCGGCATCCTGCTCGCCGCCGGTGAGAACGTCGAGGGCGTCGGGGAGAGCGTCGTCGACTCCAGTGAGGTCATCAACACGCTCAAGTCCGGGAACATGTCCGCGGTCGGGTTCGCGAGCGCGGACGCCGCCCCCGACGCCGGTGAGAACGTCAACGTCGTCACGTCCACGGCGCGGAAGTCCCTGCTCACGGGGATGAGCGTCCCCGAAACCACGGAAGCAGGCGCGGCGCTGGTCGTCGTCGCGGGCGAGTCCGACCGCGTCTCACGGAAGGGCGTCGAGAAGGCGCGCTCGTGGGTCGAAGAGGAGACGCGCAGCATGCAGGTCCGGGGCGGGGACTTCCCGCTCGACTCGGACAAAATCGCGGTGCTCGTGTTGCTGTCGGGTATCTCTCGCTCCGAGCGCATCGAGCAGTTCATGGAGCGCGCGAAGGAAGCCAGCGAGTCCGTCGAGGAAGAGCAAGCCACCGAGGACTTCCGGAGCGACGAACTGGACGACCTCCTCTAG
- a CDS encoding type II/IV secretion system ATPase subunit, which translates to MRALLERFRADGPDCCCDATRDGSALRVDAGGCPGSGDLLAEPACRATVTAACRQTDVDRVVVDASGFRREYGPRAVALFTAAGRFAARVADRDQRLAARARTDPLAAAAEASGRAGPVADIAAETGFAAAAGDLPDYDALRPRVGPALADARIEPTPPPAGRLRDSRALETDATVREYAVPDGLSVYHVVPPEYEFAPADCRVLADARRLLADGSIPDGEDAPGRAVREAAGEHREPLADALRKHTRGFGVLEDLFADPRISDVYASAPVAEGSLRVTVDGEDARTNVRFTDAGAERLASRLRAESGRPFSRANPTLDTALDDLGTAGRVRVAGVTDPVSDGTGFAFRAHDADPFRLPDLVANGTLSPRLAGFLVEALRRGASVLFAGARGAGKTTLLGATLWGLAAGTRLVTIEDTPELPVRALRSDGRDVQALYADADGAGADVSMADALRTALRLGDGAIAVGEVRGEEARVLYEAMRVGASDAAVLGTIHGEGAAGVRERVVSDLGIAASSFAATDLVVTLADTAGGRRVTRVEEVTDDGAAALYADEGDGAEPTGRIARGNSSVVADLAAPGETYADVRDAVRARADHTTDA; encoded by the coding sequence ATGCGTGCGCTCCTCGAACGCTTCCGGGCTGACGGCCCCGACTGCTGCTGTGACGCCACCCGCGACGGCAGCGCGCTCCGCGTCGACGCCGGCGGCTGTCCGGGCAGCGGCGACTTGCTCGCCGAACCCGCGTGTCGCGCCACCGTCACCGCCGCGTGCCGGCAGACGGACGTCGACCGCGTCGTCGTGGACGCCTCCGGGTTCCGCCGCGAGTACGGGCCGCGCGCCGTCGCGCTGTTCACGGCCGCCGGCCGGTTCGCCGCGAGAGTCGCGGACCGCGACCAACGCCTCGCCGCCCGCGCCCGCACTGACCCGCTCGCCGCGGCCGCGGAAGCGAGCGGCCGCGCCGGCCCGGTCGCCGACATCGCCGCCGAGACCGGGTTCGCCGCCGCTGCCGGCGACCTTCCCGACTACGACGCGCTCCGGCCGCGCGTCGGTCCCGCACTCGCGGACGCCCGCATCGAACCGACGCCCCCACCAGCGGGCCGCCTCCGAGACTCGCGGGCGCTGGAAACCGACGCGACCGTCCGCGAGTACGCCGTCCCCGACGGACTCTCCGTCTACCACGTCGTCCCGCCCGAGTACGAGTTCGCGCCCGCGGACTGCCGCGTGCTCGCCGACGCGCGCCGCCTGCTGGCTGACGGCTCGATTCCCGACGGCGAAGACGCGCCGGGGCGCGCCGTCCGCGAGGCCGCGGGCGAGCACCGCGAACCGCTCGCGGACGCGCTCCGCAAGCACACCCGCGGCTTCGGCGTCCTCGAAGACCTCTTCGCGGACCCGCGAATCTCGGACGTGTACGCGAGCGCCCCAGTCGCCGAGGGGTCGCTGCGTGTGACTGTCGACGGCGAGGACGCCCGGACGAACGTCCGATTCACGGACGCGGGGGCCGAGCGCCTCGCGTCGCGGCTCCGCGCGGAGAGCGGACGTCCGTTCTCGCGCGCGAACCCCACGCTCGACACCGCACTCGACGACCTCGGCACGGCGGGCCGTGTGCGGGTCGCGGGCGTTACCGACCCGGTCAGCGACGGCACCGGGTTCGCGTTCCGCGCGCACGACGCCGACCCGTTCCGCCTCCCGGACCTCGTCGCGAACGGCACGCTCTCGCCCCGACTCGCGGGCTTCCTCGTCGAAGCGCTGCGCCGCGGCGCGTCCGTGCTGTTCGCGGGGGCGCGCGGCGCCGGCAAAACCACGCTCTTGGGCGCGACGCTGTGGGGGCTGGCCGCCGGCACGCGACTCGTCACCATCGAGGACACACCCGAACTCCCGGTTCGCGCACTTCGCAGCGACGGTCGCGACGTGCAGGCGCTGTACGCCGACGCCGACGGCGCGGGCGCGGACGTCTCGATGGCAGACGCGCTCCGCACCGCGCTCCGACTCGGCGACGGCGCAATCGCGGTCGGCGAGGTGCGCGGCGAGGAGGCGCGCGTGCTCTACGAGGCGATGCGCGTCGGCGCCAGCGACGCCGCCGTCCTCGGCACGATACACGGTGAGGGCGCAGCGGGCGTCCGCGAGCGCGTCGTCTCCGACCTCGGCATCGCTGCGTCGTCGTTCGCTGCGACCGACCTCGTGGTCACGCTCGCGGACACGGCTGGGGGGCGACGCGTCACGCGCGTCGAGGAAGTCACCGACGACGGGGCCGCGGCGCTCTACGCGGACGAGGGAGACGGCGCCGAACCGACCGGCCGCATCGCACGCGGGAACAGCAGTGTCGTCGCCGACCTCGCGGCGCCCGGGGAGACGTACGCCGACGTCCGGGACGCGGTTCGCGCCCGCGCCGACCACACGACCGATGCCTGA
- a CDS encoding DUF5791 family protein translates to MLADEIQDAEAVTAGDVRADYEAALAAVVEAEGVDAVADVSGVDEQRIAALADGESVELTLEEAAGIFAASDDWPDAEGLLLEARDNLMLQMSSAVLDVEALASGLDDDYDPKEIQQKIEGRQPMSLGEYARIYRHIASENPY, encoded by the coding sequence GTGCTAGCCGACGAGATTCAGGACGCCGAGGCAGTGACCGCGGGGGACGTTCGTGCCGACTACGAGGCGGCGCTCGCGGCCGTCGTCGAAGCGGAGGGCGTCGACGCCGTCGCGGACGTGTCGGGCGTCGACGAGCAGCGAATCGCGGCGCTCGCCGACGGCGAGTCCGTCGAACTCACGCTCGAAGAGGCGGCGGGTATCTTCGCGGCCAGCGACGACTGGCCGGACGCCGAAGGCTTGCTGCTGGAGGCTCGGGACAACTTGATGCTCCAGATGAGTTCCGCGGTGCTGGACGTGGAGGCGCTCGCCAGCGGCCTCGACGACGACTACGACCCCAAGGAGATTCAGCAGAAAATCGAGGGGCGCCAGCCGATGTCACTCGGCGAGTACGCCCGCATCTACCGCCACATCGCCAGCGAGAACCCCTACTGA
- a CDS encoding SDR family oxidoreductase, giving the protein MDVAILGCGYVGLELGRQLEAAGHDPVGVRRSEDGLAAIRDAGFDAVEADVTDADSLAAVPDVDAAVFAASSGGRGADAAREVYVEGLRTAIDHFGGRSDAPDQFVYTSSTGVYGDHDGDWVDEETPLDPTTEKTEVLVEAERVTRERAPEFGMDPTVVRFAGLYGPDRYRLTRYLDGPVTEGYLNMVHREDAAGVARFALTDDAVGSHEVLLAVDDEPVSKWEFADYLADEAGVDRPDKQTVQERLDAGDLSEPAERRLRTSKRCSNDRLRELGYEFAYPTFREGYRAAVEAFRRGEYK; this is encoded by the coding sequence ATGGACGTCGCGATTCTGGGCTGCGGGTACGTTGGCCTCGAACTCGGCCGCCAGCTCGAGGCTGCGGGACACGACCCCGTGGGGGTCCGCCGCTCCGAGGACGGCCTCGCAGCAATTCGGGACGCGGGTTTCGACGCCGTGGAAGCGGACGTCACCGACGCCGACTCATTGGCGGCGGTGCCGGACGTGGACGCCGCGGTGTTCGCGGCGAGTTCGGGGGGCCGCGGCGCCGACGCCGCGCGCGAGGTGTACGTCGAGGGACTGCGGACGGCAATCGACCACTTCGGCGGTCGCAGCGACGCGCCCGACCAGTTCGTATACACGTCGAGCACGGGCGTCTACGGCGACCACGACGGCGACTGGGTGGACGAAGAGACGCCGCTGGACCCGACGACTGAGAAGACCGAGGTGCTCGTGGAGGCCGAGCGCGTCACCCGAGAGCGCGCACCAGAGTTCGGGATGGACCCGACTGTCGTGCGGTTCGCAGGCCTGTACGGCCCGGACCGCTACCGGCTGACGCGCTACCTCGACGGCCCCGTGACGGAGGGATACCTGAACATGGTCCACCGGGAGGACGCCGCGGGCGTCGCCCGGTTCGCGCTGACCGACGACGCCGTGGGGAGTCACGAGGTGTTGCTCGCGGTGGACGACGAGCCGGTCTCGAAGTGGGAGTTCGCGGATTACCTCGCCGACGAAGCGGGCGTCGACCGCCCGGACAAACAGACCGTCCAGGAGCGCCTCGACGCGGGTGATCTCTCCGAGCCCGCCGAGCGCCGCCTGCGAACGAGCAAGCGCTGCTCGAACGACCGCCTGCGCGAGTTGGGTTACGAGTTCGCGTACCCGACGTTCCGCGAGGGGTATCGTGCGGCCGTCGAGGCGTTCCGTCGCGGGGAGTACAAGTAA
- a CDS encoding aldo/keto reductase, giving the protein MATADGTFQYKERFSEDKARTYFRSVRDRAVSSVGLGTYLGAPTDDVDDAYYETVRAAVEGGCNVVDTAINYRHQRSERAVGRALADADVDREEVFLATKGGFVPFDESRPEKPGEFVAEEYVDSGILDADDLAHGSHAIAPGFIEDQLDRSLRNLGVDTIDLYYVHNPETQLDARLSGAVYDQLEATFERLEGRVAAGDIEHYGVATWEGFRVPRTHDHFLDLGEIISRARSAAKTAGNTATHLRAIQVPFNVFMADAFTVQSQEGPEGDQSVLWYAHEAGLNVFTSASLAQGQVLEGIPDDVNEKLDGDTPAQRALNFARSAPGVTSALAGTTSPEHVRENVAAGTFEPLGADAFDAVFE; this is encoded by the coding sequence ATGGCTACTGCTGACGGGACGTTCCAGTACAAGGAGCGCTTCAGCGAGGACAAGGCGCGGACGTACTTCCGGAGCGTGCGCGACCGCGCGGTCTCCAGCGTCGGCCTCGGCACCTACCTCGGCGCGCCGACCGACGACGTCGACGACGCGTACTACGAGACGGTGCGGGCGGCCGTCGAGGGCGGCTGTAACGTCGTGGACACCGCCATCAACTACCGCCATCAGCGCAGCGAGCGCGCCGTCGGCCGCGCGCTCGCGGACGCCGACGTGGACCGCGAGGAGGTGTTCCTCGCGACGAAGGGCGGGTTCGTGCCGTTCGACGAGTCCCGCCCGGAGAAGCCCGGCGAGTTCGTCGCCGAGGAGTACGTCGACAGCGGGATTCTGGACGCCGACGACCTCGCGCACGGCAGCCACGCAATCGCGCCCGGGTTCATCGAGGACCAACTGGACCGCTCGCTGCGCAACCTCGGCGTGGACACCATCGACCTCTACTACGTCCACAACCCCGAGACGCAACTGGACGCGCGGCTCTCCGGGGCGGTCTACGACCAACTGGAGGCGACCTTCGAGCGACTGGAGGGGCGCGTCGCTGCGGGCGACATCGAGCACTACGGCGTCGCGACGTGGGAGGGGTTCCGCGTCCCGCGCACCCACGACCACTTCCTCGACCTCGGCGAAATCATCTCGCGGGCGCGCTCGGCCGCCAAAACCGCGGGGAACACGGCGACGCACCTGCGCGCGATTCAGGTGCCGTTCAACGTCTTCATGGCGGACGCGTTCACCGTGCAGTCTCAGGAGGGGCCGGAGGGCGACCAGAGCGTGCTGTGGTACGCCCACGAGGCCGGCCTGAACGTGTTCACGTCCGCGAGCCTCGCGCAGGGGCAAGTGCTGGAGGGGATTCCCGACGACGTGAACGAGAAGCTCGACGGGGACACGCCTGCCCAGCGCGCCCTGAACTTCGCGCGCAGCGCGCCCGGCGTCACGTCAGCACTCGCCGGGACGACCAGCCCCGAGCACGTCCGCGAGAACGTCGCTGCGGGGACGTTCGAGCCGCTTGGCGCGGACGCCTTCGACGCGGTCTTCGAGTAG
- a CDS encoding MFS transporter, giving the protein MSSTSASDARRVRLFGSLCALVFLVNFGRVVFAPLVAPLQADFLATDAAVGLVATLAWLGSALPRLPTGWLLTRVDRHHVVLGTGALLAVSSAGMTFAPSIEFVMVGAFLVGLASGAYFVAANPLISELFPQRVGRVVGVHGTASQLAAALAPVLVGRVLLEFYSWRAPFYLLSAAAVVVTVVIYVLAGRTDLPEAGAADRDLLGAIRRQYRIVVLGVVIVGVAGLVWNGFFNFYIKYLTETKNIPSSTAETLLTVVFAAGVPAFWYTGRLADRFRHVPLMLAVLGGFIASLLAMTLVDGVVAVAAVSVVLGYAVHSLFPAIDTFLLDSLPDSDRASAYAGYSSVMMVVQAMGSVVVGSLVGAGFAYDGVFRVAGAGLAVLLVAMVGLYRAGRLPAGAS; this is encoded by the coding sequence GTGTCCAGTACGTCTGCCAGTGACGCGCGCCGCGTCCGGCTGTTCGGCTCGCTGTGCGCGCTCGTGTTCCTCGTGAACTTCGGGCGCGTCGTGTTCGCGCCGCTGGTCGCCCCCTTGCAAGCGGACTTCCTCGCGACCGACGCCGCCGTCGGGCTGGTGGCGACGCTGGCGTGGCTGGGGAGCGCGCTCCCGCGGCTGCCGACCGGCTGGCTGCTGACCCGGGTCGACCGTCACCACGTCGTCCTCGGCACGGGCGCGCTGCTGGCGGTGTCCTCGGCGGGGATGACGTTCGCGCCCTCCATCGAGTTCGTGATGGTCGGGGCGTTCCTCGTCGGCCTCGCGTCGGGCGCGTACTTCGTCGCCGCGAACCCGCTCATCAGCGAGCTGTTCCCCCAGCGCGTCGGCCGCGTCGTCGGCGTCCACGGCACCGCCTCGCAGTTGGCGGCCGCGCTCGCGCCCGTGCTCGTCGGCCGCGTCCTCCTCGAGTTCTACTCGTGGCGCGCGCCGTTCTACCTGCTGTCCGCGGCCGCGGTCGTCGTCACTGTCGTCATCTACGTGCTCGCCGGCCGCACGGACCTCCCCGAGGCCGGCGCCGCCGACCGCGACCTGCTCGGCGCGATTCGGCGCCAGTACCGCATCGTCGTGCTCGGCGTCGTCATCGTCGGCGTCGCGGGTCTCGTCTGGAACGGCTTCTTCAACTTCTACATCAAGTACCTCACCGAGACCAAGAACATCCCGAGTAGTACTGCCGAAACCCTCCTCACGGTGGTGTTCGCGGCGGGCGTGCCGGCGTTCTGGTACACCGGCCGGCTCGCCGACCGGTTCCGGCACGTGCCGCTGATGCTCGCGGTGCTGGGGGGCTTCATCGCGTCGCTGCTCGCGATGACGCTCGTCGACGGCGTGGTCGCCGTCGCGGCCGTCTCCGTGGTGCTCGGATACGCCGTCCACAGCCTCTTCCCGGCAATCGACACGTTCCTGCTGGACAGCCTCCCCGACAGCGACCGAGCGAGCGCGTACGCCGGCTACAGCTCCGTGATGATGGTCGTGCAGGCGATGGGGAGCGTCGTCGTCGGGTCGCTGGTCGGCGCGGGCTTCGCCTACGACGGGGTCTTCCGCGTCGCTGGCGCTGGACTCGCGGTCCTGCTCGTGGCGATGGTCGGTCTCTACCGGGCCGGTCGGCTGCCCGCTGGCGCAAGTTAG